In Stutzerimonas stutzeri, a genomic segment contains:
- the infC gene encoding translation initiation factor IF-3: protein MTIKREMRQDKRAAPKAPINENISAREVRLIGADGEQVGIVSIDEALRIAEEAKLDLVEISADAVPPVCRIMDYGKHLFEKKKQVAAAKKNQKQIQVKEVKFRPGTEEGDYQVKLRNLVRFLSDGDRAKVSLRFRGREMAHQELGMELLKRVEGDLAEYGSVEQHPKMEGRQLIMVIAPKKKK, encoded by the coding sequence ATGACTATTAAGCGTGAAATGAGACAGGATAAACGAGCTGCACCCAAGGCCCCGATCAACGAGAATATCTCGGCTCGTGAGGTCCGTTTGATTGGTGCTGATGGCGAGCAGGTTGGCATCGTCTCGATTGATGAAGCGCTTCGTATAGCTGAAGAAGCCAAGTTGGATCTGGTGGAAATTTCCGCCGACGCGGTTCCTCCTGTATGCCGGATCATGGATTACGGCAAGCACCTCTTTGAAAAGAAGAAGCAGGTCGCTGCAGCGAAGAAGAACCAGAAGCAGATCCAGGTTAAAGAAGTAAAGTTTCGTCCAGGGACGGAAGAGGGCGACTACCAGGTCAAGCTACGCAACCTGGTACGTTTCCTGAGTGACGGGGACAGGGCCAAGGTTTCGTTGAGATTCCGCGGCCGTGAGATGGCGCATCAGGAGTTGGGGATGGAACTGTTGAAGCGGGTCGAAGGTGACCTGGCTGAATACGGTTCGGTCGAACAGCATCCAAAGATGGAAGGACGCCAGCTGATCATGGTCATCGCTCCCAAGAAGAAAAAGTAA
- a CDS encoding acyltransferase family protein: MQERNAWVDYAKAIGIILVVYGHVARGVFNAGLPMEEGTYLLVDSIIYSFHMPLFFFLSGLFFYDSLIKRGTTGLIVNKVDTVVYPFIVWSLLQGLIEVMLSNYTNGEVTLGQVFSLLWSPRAQFWFLYALFLVFVVCSFVYAKADRRYFLPILLAFGAFYVFKQDLAMGNIGRFIFGNAVFFALGVWFNEIKAYFLTRYVPLTWLLGSLFVVGQYLFHITFGLNWEVGGLPVLALATISILFVVSLSMWLGRIRIEWLLFVGASSMTIYLMHILAGSGVRVILSSFLGIDSIPAHLLLGTLTGLAAPLLAQVVIKRYDLYFLLAPPKSFSATSLRTRRAVAH, translated from the coding sequence ATGCAGGAGAGAAACGCCTGGGTCGATTACGCCAAAGCCATCGGAATCATCTTGGTCGTCTACGGGCATGTCGCGCGCGGGGTGTTCAACGCCGGTTTGCCGATGGAAGAGGGTACCTATCTTCTCGTCGACAGCATCATCTATAGCTTCCACATGCCGCTGTTTTTCTTTTTGTCGGGCTTGTTCTTCTACGACTCGCTGATTAAGCGCGGGACGACCGGGCTGATCGTCAACAAGGTGGACACGGTCGTCTACCCCTTCATCGTGTGGTCCCTGTTGCAAGGCCTGATCGAAGTGATGCTGTCGAACTACACCAATGGTGAAGTCACGTTAGGGCAGGTGTTTTCGCTGCTCTGGTCACCGCGAGCGCAGTTCTGGTTTCTCTATGCGCTGTTTCTGGTGTTTGTGGTCTGTTCGTTCGTCTACGCCAAGGCGGATCGCCGTTACTTTCTTCCCATATTGTTGGCGTTCGGTGCGTTTTATGTGTTCAAGCAGGATCTGGCGATGGGTAATATCGGCAGGTTCATCTTCGGCAATGCGGTATTTTTTGCGCTCGGCGTCTGGTTCAACGAGATCAAGGCCTATTTCCTCACTCGTTATGTTCCGCTCACTTGGTTGCTCGGGTCGCTATTCGTGGTTGGTCAGTACCTGTTCCACATTACCTTTGGTTTGAACTGGGAAGTCGGTGGCTTGCCCGTACTTGCGCTTGCAACCATTTCGATCCTTTTCGTGGTGTCGCTATCGATGTGGTTGGGCCGGATTCGTATCGAATGGTTGCTTTTCGTCGGCGCTTCTTCGATGACTATTTACCTGATGCACATTCTCGCTGGAAGCGGGGTTCGGGTGATTCTCAGCAGCTTCCTGGGCATCGATTCGATCCCGGCGCACCTGCTGCTTGGAACTCTGACCGGGCTCGCGGCGCCGTTACTGGCGCAAGTGGTTATCAAGCGCTACGACTTGTATTTCTTGCTAGCCCCGCCGAAGTCCTTCTCTGCAACCAGTCTGCGAACCCGCAGGGCGGTGGCGCACTGA
- a CDS encoding PA2779 family protein: protein MFNSSLMKRVAALLAAMHFMLFAQIPMAQAAMIGTPEIIAEQQQQVDRQQLLTMLEDKDVQKKLVSMGVERDQVEQRINSLTPAELAQFNQQLDQAPAGAGVVGIIVLFLVIFIITDLLCATNIFNFVNCINR, encoded by the coding sequence ATGTTCAACTCTTCCCTGATGAAGCGTGTGGCCGCCCTATTGGCAGCGATGCATTTCATGCTGTTCGCGCAGATTCCAATGGCCCAGGCGGCGATGATTGGTACACCTGAAATCATTGCCGAACAACAGCAGCAGGTGGATCGCCAGCAGTTGCTAACGATGCTCGAAGATAAAGATGTCCAGAAAAAATTGGTATCGATGGGGGTCGAGCGCGATCAGGTTGAGCAGCGAATCAACAGCCTGACACCGGCGGAACTCGCGCAATTCAATCAGCAACTGGATCAGGCGCCAGCCGGTGCTGGGGTGGTCGGGATCATCGTTCTGTTCCTGGTGATCTTCATCATTACCGACCTGCTTTGCGCGACTAACATCTTCAACTTCGTCAACTGCATCAACCGTTGA
- a CDS encoding I78 family peptidase inhibitor, with amino-acid sequence MRASRLIAVMWCGSILLGCQSSPSEQAQAPQNATNRCTASAIEKLVGEQATPALLDQARRESGASVARILRPGDVVTLEYNAGRLNLMTDDALKIQQINCG; translated from the coding sequence ATGCGAGCCAGCCGCCTGATTGCAGTGATGTGGTGCGGTTCCATTCTGCTCGGCTGCCAATCATCGCCATCCGAACAGGCGCAAGCACCTCAGAACGCAACCAACCGGTGCACCGCGTCTGCTATAGAGAAGCTCGTCGGGGAGCAGGCGACTCCAGCGCTGCTCGATCAGGCGCGCCGGGAAAGCGGAGCCTCCGTCGCACGCATTCTCAGGCCTGGAGATGTGGTGACTCTCGAATATAACGCCGGCCGACTGAACCTGATGACCGACGATGCGTTGAAAATCCAGCAAATCAATTGCGGCTAA
- the rplT gene encoding 50S ribosomal protein L20 — MARVKRGVVARRRHKKILKLAKGYYGARSRVFRVAKQAVIKAGQYAYRDRRQRKRQFRALWIARINAGARVNGLSYSRFIAGLKKAAIEIDRKVLAELAVNEKAAFAAIVEKAKASLA; from the coding sequence ATGGCTCGTGTTAAGCGTGGCGTCGTCGCTCGTCGCCGTCACAAGAAAATTCTGAAACTCGCTAAAGGCTACTACGGCGCTCGCTCGCGCGTGTTCCGTGTTGCCAAGCAGGCAGTGATCAAGGCTGGCCAGTATGCCTACCGTGACCGCCGTCAGCGGAAGCGTCAGTTCCGCGCTCTTTGGATCGCTCGTATCAACGCTGGCGCTCGTGTAAACGGTCTGTCCTACAGCCGTTTCATCGCTGGTCTAAAAAAAGCAGCCATCGAGATCGACCGTAAGGTTCTGGCCGAGTTGGCAGTGAACGAAAAAGCAGCTTTTGCTGCGATTGTCGAAAAAGCCAAAGCTTCTCTGGCCTAA
- the mobA gene encoding molybdenum cofactor guanylyltransferase MobA, translating to MQRQRLADCSILLLAGGRGQRMGGRDKGLMEWHGQPLVAWPYRVARPLTDDLLISCNRNQQHYAAFADRLVSDNEPDFPGPLAGIRAGLAAARHPWLMVVPCDAPLIDEALLIQLYEKAQAVPDTAVMARRGAQWEPLFCIIPTCLAPAVEGAWQAGERSNRKILLTLRAWALDLDIDDPRLANLNSPELLSEQTPPQGT from the coding sequence ATGCAACGACAAAGGCTAGCGGATTGCTCGATTCTGCTGCTGGCCGGCGGCCGCGGACAGCGAATGGGCGGGCGAGACAAGGGGCTGATGGAGTGGCACGGCCAGCCACTCGTAGCCTGGCCTTATCGCGTCGCCCGCCCGCTGACCGACGACCTGCTCATTTCTTGCAACCGTAACCAGCAGCATTACGCAGCGTTCGCCGATCGGCTGGTCAGCGATAACGAACCGGATTTCCCCGGTCCCCTAGCGGGTATTCGTGCGGGTCTCGCGGCCGCTCGCCACCCTTGGCTCATGGTAGTGCCCTGCGACGCACCGCTGATCGACGAGGCACTGCTTATACAGCTGTACGAGAAAGCTCAAGCGGTGCCGGATACCGCGGTAATGGCTCGCCGTGGCGCGCAGTGGGAACCGCTGTTCTGCATCATTCCCACCTGCCTCGCGCCCGCTGTTGAAGGTGCATGGCAGGCGGGTGAGCGAAGCAACCGTAAGATACTGCTGACGCTGCGTGCATGGGCACTGGACCTCGACATAGACGATCCTCGTCTAGCCAATCTGAACTCACCTGAGCTGCTTTCGGAGCAAACACCGCCTCAGGGAACTTAG
- the moaB gene encoding molybdenum cofactor biosynthesis protein B: MSHLADQSFVPLNIAVLTVSDTRSVETDTSGQLLVDRLLAAGHRLASRVLLKDDLYRIRAQVANWIAEDGVQVVLITGGTGFTARDSTPEAVACLLDKQVDGFGELFRQISVGDIGSSTVQSRALAGLANATLVCCLPGSTNACRTAWDGILAEQLDARHRPCNFVPHLKQAEHCESRT; this comes from the coding sequence ATGAGTCACCTCGCTGATCAATCTTTCGTTCCGTTGAATATCGCCGTCCTGACGGTCAGCGATACCCGCTCGGTAGAGACCGATACCTCCGGACAGTTGCTCGTCGATCGGCTGCTGGCTGCCGGGCATCGGCTCGCATCGCGGGTGCTGCTCAAGGATGATCTGTACCGGATTCGCGCGCAGGTTGCGAATTGGATTGCGGAGGACGGGGTGCAGGTTGTGTTGATCACCGGTGGAACGGGATTCACTGCGCGGGACAGCACGCCGGAAGCGGTGGCGTGCCTGCTGGACAAGCAGGTCGACGGTTTTGGTGAGCTGTTTCGCCAGATTTCGGTTGGCGATATCGGAAGCTCCACCGTTCAGTCGCGGGCCCTGGCCGGATTGGCGAACGCCACACTGGTTTGTTGCCTGCCCGGATCGACCAATGCCTGCCGGACCGCCTGGGATGGCATTCTCGCCGAGCAGCTCGATGCGCGTCATCGTCCATGCAATTTCGTGCCTCATCTCAAGCAGGCCGAGCACTGCGAGAGCCGCACCTGA
- a CDS encoding NAD(P)/FAD-dependent oxidoreductase: MSHTPYPSSYYAASANPAPDRAALGCDIETDVCVIGAGYTGLSTALFLLEQGFRVIALEAAKVGFGASGRNGGQIVNSYSRDIDTVERSAGSDEARLIGAMAFEGGRIIRERVARYGIDCDLKNGGVFAAFNAKQMRHLEAQKNLWERYGYDQLEMLDNSGIRNVVACERYIGGMLDHGGGHIHPLNLALGEALAVESLGGVIYEQSPAIRIDRGNTPRVHTQHGQVTAKFVVVAGNAYLGGLVPELAAKSMPCGTQVIATEPLEPELAATLLPQDYCVEDCNYLLDYFRLSADKRLIYGGGVVYGARDPADIDSIIRPKMLQTFPQLQGIKTEFAWTGNFLMTLSRLPQVGRLDGNLYYSQGCSGHGVTYTHVAGKVIAEALRGQAERFDAFASLPHYPFPGGQAFSAPLSALGALYYSLRDKIGF; the protein is encoded by the coding sequence ATGTCGCACACCCCCTACCCGTCGTCCTACTACGCAGCCTCGGCGAATCCGGCGCCAGATCGCGCCGCGTTAGGCTGCGATATCGAGACTGACGTCTGCGTGATCGGTGCTGGCTACACTGGGCTGTCGACTGCGCTGTTCCTGCTTGAACAAGGCTTCCGCGTCATCGCTCTAGAGGCCGCAAAGGTCGGCTTCGGCGCCTCCGGACGCAATGGCGGGCAGATCGTCAACAGCTACAGCCGCGATATCGATACTGTCGAGCGCAGCGCCGGGAGTGACGAAGCGCGGCTGATCGGCGCGATGGCCTTCGAGGGTGGACGGATCATTCGCGAGCGCGTCGCGCGCTACGGCATCGACTGCGATCTTAAAAACGGGGGCGTGTTCGCCGCTTTCAACGCCAAGCAGATGCGCCATCTCGAAGCGCAGAAGAATCTTTGGGAGCGTTACGGCTACGATCAACTGGAAATGCTCGATAACTCCGGCATTCGAAACGTCGTGGCTTGCGAGCGATACATTGGCGGCATGCTGGATCACGGCGGCGGACATATCCACCCGCTCAACCTTGCGCTGGGCGAAGCATTAGCGGTCGAATCGCTCGGTGGCGTCATCTACGAACAGAGCCCAGCGATTCGTATAGACCGAGGCAACACACCGCGAGTACACACCCAACATGGACAGGTGACCGCTAAATTCGTGGTCGTCGCCGGAAATGCCTATCTAGGTGGACTGGTTCCAGAGCTGGCAGCCAAATCCATGCCCTGCGGCACTCAGGTCATCGCCACAGAGCCGCTCGAACCTGAGCTCGCGGCGACGCTGCTGCCGCAGGATTACTGCGTCGAGGACTGCAATTATTTGTTGGACTACTTTCGCCTTTCCGCCGACAAACGTTTGATCTATGGGGGCGGAGTGGTTTATGGCGCCCGCGATCCGGCCGATATTGATTCGATCATTCGGCCGAAAATGCTCCAAACGTTTCCGCAGTTGCAAGGCATCAAAACGGAGTTCGCCTGGACCGGCAATTTTCTAATGACGCTATCGCGTTTACCTCAGGTCGGGCGGCTCGATGGCAATCTCTACTATTCACAAGGCTGCAGTGGTCACGGGGTCACCTATACCCATGTCGCAGGGAAAGTCATCGCCGAAGCCTTGCGAGGACAGGCCGAGCGCTTCGATGCTTTTGCCAGTTTGCCGCATTATCCATTCCCCGGAGGACAGGCATTCAGCGCACCACTGAGCGCACTGGGTGCGCTCTACTACAGCCTGCGCGACAAAATCGGCTTTTGA
- the glp gene encoding gephyrin-like molybdotransferase Glp — translation MAGEAQALMPVEQALEALLRQAQAAPITGVETISIEEAAGRILSEPLRATLDLPPWPNSAMDGYAVCTADLEGQPLSVCQKIFAGTQPKPLEAGRCARIFTGAPMPEGADSVEMQENVELLDDGRVRFIEPIRAGQHVRPQGGEARAGDEVLAAGVRLGPIELGLAASLGAAQLRVSRKIRVALLSTGDELVDPGESLRPGQIYNSNRVLLRHWLHRLGCEVIDAGIVRDDAEQVRQCLAGLADVDLILSTGGVSVGEADFLGQVLREEGELTLWKLAIKPGKPLTCGSYRGVAVIGLPGNPASTLVTFGLLARPYLLRRMGVTEVTPLSIQVPAGFSWTKPGKRREYLRARLESGRAVLYANQSSSILRSAAWADGLVEVREHSQLSEGDLVSFISFTELLG, via the coding sequence ATGGCTGGCGAAGCTCAAGCGCTGATGCCGGTGGAGCAAGCGCTGGAGGCGTTGCTTAGGCAGGCGCAGGCTGCTCCGATCACCGGCGTCGAAACCATATCGATCGAAGAGGCGGCTGGGCGAATACTATCTGAGCCGCTGAGGGCTACCTTGGATTTGCCGCCATGGCCGAATAGTGCGATGGATGGTTACGCCGTCTGCACAGCGGATCTGGAAGGGCAGCCACTAAGTGTCTGCCAGAAGATTTTTGCCGGTACCCAGCCCAAGCCGCTGGAGGCAGGTCGTTGTGCGCGGATTTTCACTGGCGCGCCGATGCCCGAAGGTGCCGACAGTGTGGAGATGCAGGAAAACGTCGAGCTGCTCGATGATGGTCGAGTGCGCTTCATCGAGCCGATACGGGCTGGGCAGCATGTTCGCCCGCAGGGTGGTGAAGCTCGAGCGGGTGACGAGGTGCTGGCAGCTGGGGTGCGCTTGGGGCCGATCGAGCTGGGGCTGGCCGCGTCATTGGGCGCGGCGCAGCTGCGTGTGAGCCGGAAGATCAGGGTTGCTCTGCTTTCAACGGGGGACGAGCTGGTCGATCCCGGCGAATCGCTTCGGCCGGGACAGATCTATAACAGTAATCGCGTGCTGTTGCGTCACTGGCTGCACCGTTTGGGATGCGAGGTCATTGATGCCGGAATCGTGCGCGATGACGCCGAGCAGGTTCGCCAGTGTCTAGCAGGCCTTGCCGACGTCGACCTGATTCTTTCCACGGGTGGCGTATCGGTAGGCGAGGCGGATTTCCTCGGCCAGGTGCTGCGCGAAGAAGGTGAGCTGACACTTTGGAAGCTGGCGATCAAGCCAGGCAAACCGCTGACTTGTGGCAGCTACCGTGGCGTCGCGGTTATCGGCTTGCCGGGCAATCCCGCCTCGACGTTGGTCACCTTTGGTTTGCTGGCCCGGCCTTATCTGTTGCGCCGGATGGGCGTCACCGAGGTGACACCTTTGAGCATTCAGGTGCCCGCAGGTTTCAGTTGGACCAAGCCTGGCAAGCGCCGCGAATACCTTCGGGCACGCCTCGAGTCAGGCAGGGCGGTGCTCTATGCGAACCAGAGCTCTTCGATTCTGCGCAGTGCGGCCTGGGCGGACGGGTTGGTTGAGGTGCGTGAGCACAGCCAGCTGAGTGAAGGTGACCTCGTCTCTTTTATTTCCTTTACCGAACTGCTGGGCTGA
- a CDS encoding PA2778 family cysteine peptidase: MIHRLILLFAVFALGGCARSPIVPVGSAGLPERVELVEVPFFPQEDYQCGPAALATMLVQRGIDTGPDQLVKRVYLPQRKGSLQIEMVAAARAHDLLVYPLEPRLESVLSEVAAGNPVLVLQNLAFDRWPQWHFAVVVGYDLTDQTLVLRSGTTRRWTGSFRQFERSWAKGKRWAVVTVPPDRLPRTAQETVWLEAANDLEQTGHGGAALTAYETAAEHWSSGLSWFVLANARYAQGDKRAAERALRTSVQRDNSFAPGWFNLSQVLAEQGCSARASAARICAGQLAPEDERFKAELPKGGEEPSTCEALPSCPVR, translated from the coding sequence TTGATACATCGACTAATCCTGCTGTTTGCGGTCTTCGCTCTCGGGGGGTGCGCGCGGTCTCCAATCGTTCCGGTTGGGTCTGCCGGACTTCCTGAGCGGGTTGAGCTAGTAGAAGTTCCGTTCTTCCCGCAGGAAGACTATCAGTGCGGGCCGGCTGCGCTTGCCACGATGCTTGTCCAGCGTGGCATCGATACGGGACCGGACCAGCTCGTCAAGCGGGTTTATCTTCCGCAGCGCAAGGGCAGTTTGCAGATTGAGATGGTGGCTGCTGCCCGCGCGCACGATCTGCTGGTCTATCCATTGGAGCCTCGGCTGGAATCGGTGCTCTCCGAGGTTGCGGCAGGAAATCCTGTTTTGGTCCTGCAGAACCTTGCCTTCGATCGCTGGCCTCAATGGCATTTTGCAGTTGTGGTGGGATACGACCTGACAGATCAGACGCTTGTGCTGCGGTCCGGGACCACCCGGCGCTGGACCGGAAGTTTTCGTCAGTTCGAGCGCAGCTGGGCCAAGGGCAAGCGGTGGGCAGTGGTAACGGTTCCGCCTGATCGACTGCCGCGAACCGCCCAGGAAACGGTCTGGCTGGAGGCTGCGAATGACCTTGAGCAAACCGGGCACGGTGGGGCGGCGCTAACCGCCTACGAAACGGCTGCGGAACATTGGTCGAGTGGCTTGTCTTGGTTCGTGCTGGCCAACGCTCGGTACGCACAGGGCGATAAGCGTGCAGCGGAGCGCGCCCTGCGGACGAGTGTTCAACGTGACAATTCCTTCGCGCCTGGCTGGTTTAACCTTTCGCAGGTATTGGCGGAGCAGGGATGCAGTGCTCGGGCATCCGCAGCGCGCATTTGCGCGGGGCAACTCGCACCGGAGGACGAGCGATTCAAGGCCGAGTTACCCAAGGGGGGCGAAGAGCCCAGCACTTGCGAGGCGCTTCCGTCATGTCCCGTTCGGTGA
- a CDS encoding YgdI/YgdR family lipoprotein — protein sequence MRAATGPALALLVGLASLAGCSSPSVITLNDGREIQTLDSPEFDEEAGFYEFEGIDGKPGTVNKDQVRTVKEL from the coding sequence ATGCGCGCAGCAACCGGACCCGCCTTGGCATTACTGGTCGGACTGGCCTCCCTTGCGGGCTGCTCGAGCCCCAGCGTCATCACGCTCAACGATGGCCGAGAAATCCAGACACTGGACAGTCCGGAATTTGACGAAGAAGCGGGCTTTTATGAATTTGAAGGCATCGATGGTAAGCCAGGCACGGTCAATAAGGATCAGGTTCGTACAGTCAAGGAACTCTAA
- the rpmI gene encoding 50S ribosomal protein L35, whose amino-acid sequence MPKMKTKSGAAKRFKKTANGYKHKHAFKSHILTKMSTKRKRQLRGTSLMHPSDNAKVERMLRVR is encoded by the coding sequence ATGCCAAAGATGAAGACTAAAAGCGGCGCTGCGAAGCGCTTCAAAAAGACGGCGAATGGCTACAAGCACAAGCACGCTTTCAAGAGCCACATCCTGACCAAAATGTCTACCAAGCGTAAGCGTCAGCTGCGTGGTACATCTCTGATGCACCCGTCTGATAACGCAAAAGTAGAGCGCATGCTGCGCGTTCGTTAA
- the thrS gene encoding threonine--tRNA ligase, giving the protein MPTITLPDGSQRSFDHPVSVAEVAQSIGAGLAKATLAGKVDGRLVDACDLIESDASLQIITPKDEEGLEIIRHSCAHLVGHAVKQLYPSAKMVIGPVIAEGFYYDIAFERPFTPDDMAAIEQRMKELIDTEYDVVKKVTPRSEVIEVFQSRGEDYKLRLVEDMPDEEAMGLYYHEEYVDMCRGPHVPNTRFLKSFKLTKLSGAYWRGDAKNEQLQRVYGTAWADKKQLAAYIQRIEEAEKRDHRKIGKRLDLFHTQEEAPGMVFWHPNGWTLYQVLEQYMRVVQRENGYQEIRTPQVVDRSLWEKSGHWANYAENMFTTESESRDYAIKPMNCPCHVQVYNQGLKSYRELPLRLAEFGACHRNEPSGALHGIMRVRGFTQDDAHIFCTEEQMQSESAAFIKLTQAVYADFGFQDIELKLSTRPEKRVGSDELWDRAEAALAAALDSAGLPYDLQPGEGAFYGPKIEFSLKDCLGRVWQCGTLQLDFNLPIRLGAEYVSENNDRQHPVMLHRAILGSFERFIGILIEHYEGAFPAWLAPTQAVVMNITDKQANFALEVEKTLNQSGFRAKSDLRNEKIGFKIREHTLLKVPYLLVIGDREVETRAVAVRTREGVDLGSMPLDDFAQLLTQAVSRRGRQELE; this is encoded by the coding sequence ATGCCCACCATTACTCTTCCTGACGGTAGTCAGCGTTCGTTCGATCACCCGGTATCCGTTGCTGAAGTGGCTCAGTCCATTGGCGCTGGCTTAGCCAAGGCCACTCTTGCCGGCAAGGTAGATGGTCGTCTGGTCGATGCGTGCGATCTGATCGAGAGCGACGCGAGCCTGCAGATCATCACACCGAAGGATGAAGAGGGACTGGAGATTATTCGCCACTCCTGTGCGCACCTGGTCGGGCATGCGGTCAAGCAGCTTTATCCATCCGCGAAAATGGTTATCGGCCCGGTGATCGCCGAAGGCTTTTATTATGATATCGCCTTCGAGCGGCCGTTTACGCCGGACGATATGGCTGCAATCGAGCAGCGCATGAAAGAGCTGATCGACACCGAATACGACGTCGTCAAGAAGGTTACGCCGCGTTCTGAAGTCATCGAGGTGTTCCAGTCCCGCGGTGAAGATTACAAGCTGCGTCTGGTCGAGGACATGCCTGACGAGGAGGCGATGGGGCTGTATTACCACGAAGAGTACGTCGACATGTGCCGTGGCCCGCATGTGCCGAATACCCGCTTCCTCAAGTCTTTCAAGCTTACCAAGCTGTCCGGCGCCTACTGGCGTGGCGATGCGAAGAACGAACAGCTGCAACGTGTCTATGGCACCGCATGGGCGGATAAGAAGCAGCTTGCGGCCTACATCCAGCGCATTGAAGAGGCCGAGAAGCGCGACCATCGCAAGATCGGCAAGCGCCTGGACCTGTTCCATACCCAGGAAGAAGCGCCTGGCATGGTGTTCTGGCATCCAAATGGCTGGACCCTGTACCAAGTGCTCGAGCAATACATGCGCGTGGTGCAGCGTGAGAACGGCTACCAGGAAATTCGCACACCTCAGGTTGTTGATCGCAGCCTGTGGGAGAAGTCCGGTCACTGGGCAAACTATGCGGAAAACATGTTCACCACCGAGTCGGAAAGCCGCGATTACGCGATCAAGCCGATGAACTGCCCCTGCCATGTGCAAGTGTACAACCAAGGCTTGAAGAGCTATCGCGAGCTGCCGCTGCGCCTGGCTGAATTCGGTGCCTGTCACCGTAACGAGCCGTCGGGTGCGCTGCACGGCATCATGCGGGTGCGTGGTTTTACTCAGGACGACGCGCATATTTTCTGTACCGAAGAGCAGATGCAGTCCGAGTCGGCAGCGTTTATCAAGCTGACCCAGGCGGTTTATGCGGATTTCGGTTTCCAGGACATCGAGCTGAAGCTCTCTACACGACCCGAAAAACGTGTTGGCTCCGATGAGCTCTGGGATCGCGCCGAAGCGGCGCTAGCGGCGGCGCTCGACAGTGCCGGACTGCCATACGACCTGCAACCGGGTGAGGGTGCCTTCTATGGCCCGAAGATCGAGTTTTCCCTGAAGGATTGCCTGGGGCGTGTCTGGCAGTGCGGTACCCTGCAGCTGGACTTCAACTTGCCGATCCGACTTGGCGCCGAATACGTCAGTGAGAACAATGACCGTCAGCATCCAGTCATGTTGCACCGAGCCATTCTCGGGTCGTTTGAGCGTTTCATCGGGATTCTGATCGAGCACTACGAAGGCGCATTCCCAGCCTGGCTGGCACCGACTCAGGCCGTGGTGATGAATATCACCGACAAACAGGCAAATTTCGCACTGGAAGTGGAGAAAACACTCAACCAAAGCGGCTTCCGTGCCAAGTCCGACTTGAGAAACGAAAAGATCGGCTTTAAAATCCGCGAGCATACCTTGCTCAAGGTTCCCTATCTCTTGGTTATCGGAGACAGGGAAGTAGAGACACGAGCCGTTGCTGTGCGCACCCGTGAAGGCGTCGATCTGGGCTCCATGCCCCTAGATGACTTTGCGCAGCTGCTGACACAAGCGGTTTCCCGGCGTGGTCGCCAAGAATTGGAGTAA